The sequence below is a genomic window from Chryseobacterium foetidum.
AGGAAGGTGGTTTTTTTGTAAATTCGATTAAAAGAAATTCCTCAGATGTTTACAGAATTAAAATTTCAGAATGATGATAAAACAAATAATTTTATGCCTTTCAATTTTTCTAGTTCCGGTCTGTGGTTTTTCGCAGAAAAAGGAGATTAAAGAAATAAAGAAATTTCAGAAAGAGCTTAACGAAGGCTATTTAAATCCAAAAGAAACACCTTTGAGAGATGATAATTTTAAAAATTTTAAAGCTCACCCTTTCTTTCCTATCGATTTAAAATATAGAATTAAAGCCAGATTTATTAAAAATGAGAATCCGGAATCATTTGATTTTCCAACTTCATCCGGACACACAAAAAAGTATCAGGAATTTGGAAAGGCTTATTTTAATTTAGGTGGAAAAGATTTTGTTGTAAATATTTACCAAAGTCTGGATCTGATGAAGCAGGAAAAATATAAAAATGACCTCTTTCTTCCATTTCGCGACGCAACTAATAATAATCAAACCTACGGTGGCGGAAAATATGTTGATCTCACCATTCCGAAAGGCGATACGATTCTTATAGATTTTAATCAGTCTTATCATCCATACTGTGCTTACAATGCCTATGATTACAGTTGCCCGATTGTTCCTGAGGAAAACAAACTTTCCGTGGAAATCAAAGCGGGCGTGATGTATGAAGATATTTATCATCATTAAATTATGGTAAGTCTAAATTTTTATCAAGCCAAAGATTTAGCTGATCTCGATTTTCAATTGGACGAAATTCAATCCGATTATTCTGCCCTTCCTAAACTGGCTTTGGAAAGAATTGAAGAGCGAAATCTAAACGATGATTTTTTCGCTTATCCCGTTACCGTTTTCGCTGAGGGAAAAATTGCAGGCTTCTTTGTTCTGGATTTTGGCAATGATAAATTTGAATTTACCACCCAATCAGATTCAGTTTTGCTGAGATCATTATCAATAAATCCCAAATTTCAGGGTAAAGGAATCGGAACTTCGGTAGTGATTACAATTGATGATTTTGTGAAAGAGCATTTTCATAACTGTAAAGAAATCGTTTTGTCAGTCAATGAAAGAAACATTTCTGCATTAGAAATTTACCTGAAAACCGGCTATCACTTAACAGGAAAAATCAAGGAGGGCAGAAGCGGACCGCAATTGGTGATGGCGAAAATTTTAGATTAAATTAAAGTGCAGTTTTCAAGTTTGGCGTGATACTTTCAATTGGTTTTGAACATCACAAAAATATTCTATGGAAATCTCTCTTAAAAATCAAATTGCTATTGTTACAGGTGCTTCAAGCGGAATTGGAACCGGCATTGCGAAATCCTTAGCTGCCGCAGGAGCTACGGTTATTGTTAATCATTCATCAGAACATTCAAAAGACGAAGCTGAAGAAATTTTAAATGAAATTAAAAATGCCGGAGGTAACGGAATGGTATTTCAGTGCGATGTTTCCAAAGAAGATGAGGTGAAAGCCATGTTTTCAAAAACAATTTCTGACTACGGAACGGTAGATATTTTAATCAATAATGCAGGACTTCAGAAAGATGCAGAATTTACCGAAATGACCGTTGAAGAATGGGATACGGTAATGAATGTGAACCTGCGAGGCCAGTTTCTTTGCGCCCGCGAAGCCATCAAAGAATTTCTGAGACGCGGAATTAATTTGTCTAAATCTGTTGCCTGCGGAAAAATAATTCATATCAGTTCGGTACACGAAGTCATCCCATGGGCGGGACATGTGAATTATGCTGCCAGTAAAGGCGGTGTAAAGCTTTTGATGCAGTCGTTGGCTCAGGAGTACGGTGCGAAAAAAATCAGGATCAATTCTATCTGTCCGGGAGCGATTCAGACGCCGATTAACGAAGAGGCTTGGGGAACTGAGGAGGCAATGAATGATTTATTAAAACTGATTCCGTACGACAGAATTGGTCAGCCCGAAGATGTAGGAAATCTGGCTGTATTTTTGGCAAGTGATTTTGCGGATTACATCACAGGAGCCAGCATTTTCGTCGATGGTGGAATGACGGTTTTGGAAAGTTTTTCTAAAGGAGGATAAATTTAAATCATTCATAAATCTGCTGAATGATTTCCAGTGAATTCGGAATTCTGAAATCTGTAAAATGATAGTGGTAATACACCAAAATACTTTCCAGTAATTGTTTTCGGTCAGCAGTTTTTATTTTAATCTCATAAGGATTTTCTGAGGTAGAAATCTGTTTCCAAATTGCAGAAATTTCCTTTGTAAAAAGATGATGTGTTCCGTTTAAACTAAAGTTTCCTGTCTCCGGATCAAGGTATTCTAAATGGCTGTTGAGTGGAGCAATTCCCTGTATTTTCAATAAAAGAATCAAAAAAACCAGATGCGATCTGTAATTCTGAGCATCAAGATTCTGATTAAACTCAATGATTGCTTTAAAAATATTCGGGTTTGAATTTTCATGTTTCAAAACCTGATTCAGAAAATCTGAAATGAAAAAAACGATGGTATTGGCTTTTATATCTGTATAAAAATCGTAAGATTGTTCAAGCTCAAATTTTAATACAGAATTGATTTCTACACCGGGTTTTGATTTTCTACAGTTAAAACTGAGCATGCTCAATGGCAGCAAGAGTGCTTTTTTCTTATTTTTCTGTGTGAAAACAGACTTTAGAAAAAAGCTTTGAAAGCCTTCTTCTAAAGTAAAACAATGCAGAATTGCATCACTGTCTCCATATTTTAAAAAAGAGAGTATAAAACCTGTCTGTGAAATCATAGATTAATTGACCACGGCGATTTTAGCAGTTGCTTTATCGCTTCCGTCTTCGTTGGTCATCAGTACAAAATAAATTCCTGAAGCCACTCTTTTTCCTTTTTGGTTGTTAAGATCCCATTCATAATATCCTGTTCTTGCCTGTGCAGAATGAACGATATTTCCGGCAGCATCTGTAATTCGGATGTTGGCAACCTGTGCAAGTCCTTTAATCGTGACCTTTCCTTTAAACTGAGTGTAAACCACAGGATTAGGATATACCAAAACATTTCCGAAATTTGAGGTTACGTCAGCTACATCTCCCTGATAAGTAACAACTCCGTCATAGGTTACGAAATAAACCTTTCCTGTTTTTTTGTCGATTTTAATGTCAGTTACTGAGTTGGTAGGCAAAGGAGAATTTTGTCTTGTAAAATGCTTGATGGTACGCTCCCCATCTGCTGAAAGGTAATATACGCCGCCACCGTCTACCGATACCCACTTCTGATTTCCTGCATCCACTTCTATTGCGAGGATCTGAGAATTTCTGAACAGTTCTTCTGCCAAACCATTCTGCTCAATTACAACAGCCTCAAGTGTCGGGTTATTTTTTACTTCCGATGTTGCATTAGGTAAAATTCTGATTCCGAGGTCGGTACCAATCCATGCATCACCATCTTTATCGATAGCTACAGAAATTGAGTTTGCAGGAAGATTATTTTCAGATCCCAAAATGTAGGAAGTGTCATCAGATGTACTTACAGTTCCTTTATAATCATAAGCCAAAACGTGTTGAGAACGTGGCAGTGCTGTCCAAAGCAGTCCCTCATGAAATATGGGGACTTGTATCCCGTTGCTGGTGAGGATGATAGTATTAATCAAAAACTGGTCAGTATCCCTTTTATAAGGAGCTATTGCCGGATTAGCACCGGTTTCAGTATTAAATGCAATAGAGAGAAAGATATTGTTTTTATCATCCACAGCAAATCCTACTGGTCTGTTGACATAGATGTTAGGTTTGTCGAGATCATAATACTTTACAAAATCAAAATCTTTGTTGGCTGCATTATATTTCATTTTATAAACGCCCATTCCGGCCCAAATAGTGTAATTTGTGAAAAACACGATGGATGGATCTACAGGATCAGCTATAGCATCGAGTACATTATAGATATTGGGATTTGTTTTAAAATAAGAAGGATACACCCATTCTGTACCATTAAAATAATAGAAACCAGGATTTCTGGGGTTTTCTAATCTAAAATTAAATCCACCTTCTCTACCGCCGGAAGATAAGAGTAACTGATTATCGTTAAACGGTCTTATTTTATAGGAATAATTGAATGCTGGTCCATCTGGTTTGAAAGCATTATTGCTTTCATTTTTAATTCCGGACAAAGCAGTTCCGAAATAAAATTTGCCGGCAATTCTTGTAGCGGTATTGCATTCTTCGCCCGGAGATGCCGAGCCGATAAAATTCCCGTTATCGGCATAAGAATACACTCTGTTATTATCTGTAACAGTAATGTTTCCGGAGGTTGCTACCACATCTTTCACATTAGTAAATGTCTGAGAAATAGGTGTAGAAGTTCCGTTACTGTACAGATAAGCGGTTGTAGCACTTGCGTAGGATAAAATACTTTCAGAATCTATATGTTTAAAATTTCCCGCCTGCTCAGTAACCCAGGTTGTAAATACAGGGAATGTTGTATTGAGTTCATGGCTTTTAAGACCAGTATTGGTTACAGAGTACACTTTATTTCCGAAAATTGTTGCTTCATTGCTGGCTTCAAAAACACCACCAGTTACAAAGAAGGCAGAATCTGCAAACTCTTTCTGTTTTAATTTGAAAATTGAAACACCATATCCCACAGAAATCACAGCCCGATCTCCAGTAATGGAAATATGATTAATTCTTTTGCTTCCTGAATATCCCGTTGCAAGCGGAATATCCACAATGTAAGTAACGCCGTCGGGAGCGATTACATCCAAAGCACCGCTTTGATAACCTACCAACGCAATTTTAGACTGAGGATCATAATCAAACGCTGAAATTTTAACCTCATGAAGACCCGAAGCCTTAGAAAGTTTTGAAATTTCCCCACTGGATATATTGTAATAAAAAATTCCGTTTTCTGTGCCGGCAATTATTTTTCCGTTGTCTTCTTTCATGGCAAGGACGTTGTTGTAGGAAAACAAATCCATCCACTTTTTAGAAGAAATATTCTGAGCTTTCATCATTTGGAAAGCCATAAGAATACCGAGGGAAATTATAGAGAATTTTTTCATATTTTAAGCTGTTATACTGCTGTCGATCGCCTGATTGTTCCAGGAAACCTGTTTTATATTTTTATTATGATCAAAAAAGAAATCTATTCTTCCTAAAAGGAGCCCTGCCCAGCCCACCTGGTTTACCAAAACGTTTTTGCCCTGTCTGTTTTGGAAGGTTTGGGGTTCAGGTAAGAAAGTATGGGTGTGACCGCCTAAAATTAAGTCAATATTTTCTGTTTTTGATGCTAAAATTTTGTCGTTTAATTTTTCAGGTTCGTCGTGATAATCGTACCCGATGTGGGAAAGACAAATCACAAGGTCACATTTCTTTTCATTTTTTAAGAAATTTGAATAATGTTGCGCCATATCAATTGGGTCATTCCAAATGGTTTCCTGATATTGTTTTTTACCGACCAAACCGTCAAGCTGAATTCCCACTCCGAAAATTCCGACTTTAATTCCGTTTTTATTGAAGATTTTATACTGAGAGGTTTTTCCGTCTAAGATGGTGTTTTTAAAATCATAATTAGAACAGATAAAAGGAAATTTTGCGTTTGGTAAAACTTTCAAAAATCCGTCTAAACCATTGTCAAAATCGTGATTTCCCATTGTGGAAGCATCGTATTTCATCATTGACATCAGTTTAAACTCAAGCTCGCCACCGAAAAAGTTGAAATAAGGTGTTCCCTGAAAAATATCTCCGGAATCGAGCAACAAAAGATTGCTTTCTTCGCTTCTGATTTTCTGAATTACAGTTGCTCTTCTCGCAAAACCACCTTGATTCGGATTTCTGGTGTAGCTCGAATCAAAAGGTTCAATTCTGCTGTGCTGGTCGTTGGTGTGAAGTATCGTTAATTTATTGGCTGAACTGAAAGAATTTAAATTTAATTCTTCTGCCATTACCAGATTCGGAGCTAAAGTCATTGCTAAAGTTCCGCCAGTTATCGTTTTTAAAAAACTTTTTCTATCCATTACTTCTTCCCGATAAAATTTAAACGGATTTCCTCCTGAGGATTAATCTGCTGATTTTTCTTAAAATATTCAATAAACAAATCTCTCAGTTTGATTCCTGTCGGAATTGATTCTCCTCTTGCAAAAAACTTCATATTATCTCCACCTAAAGCCAGATAATCTGACGTTGCAATATAATAATCCTGATTTGGATTTACAGCTTTTCCATTAATAAAAGATTTAGAAGCTAAACCATTATTCGTTTCGATATACAGATGTGAAACCGGATTGTTTTTCTGATTTTTTGCATAATAATCAAAAAGTCCCTGCAAATCCGAACCTTTGAATTTGACGATAATTACTTCATTTTCAAAAGGCATTACTTCGAAAACATTTTTCAGAAGAATATCGCCTTTCCCAATTGTGGTGCGGATTCCGCCGATGTTGATCAATGCTGCATCAATGTTTTTATTCAAATTGGCTTTTGCCCAGACAGTGGCTCCGTCAAAAGTATAATCTGCCAAAAGATTTCCCAGATTGCTGTTGTCGCCTTCTTTCGTCAGATCAACCTGTGTGTAAGAGATTTTCTGATTCATCTCTTTGTTGAGTTTCTCGGTGTAAGGCTCGATAAATTGAGCAAAATCTTCATTAGCCTTCAGGTCCTGATTAATAGAAATATTCTTCTGCGTCTGTACACTGGCCACCTGCAACGAAGTCGTTTTGCAGGCTGTGAGCGAGAGCAGGGCAATTCCTATCAATAAGAATTTATTTTGCATAATTTCTTTAGTATAATGCAAATATAATTATATGTATAATAAAACAGGATTAATATTGCAAATTCTTGCGTGAAATTATTAAATTTGGGGAAAATAATTCGAACAGATGAGCATTTTAAAAGGAGTAGGTGTTGCTTTGGTGACGCCCTTTAATGAAGATTTATCCGTAGATTTCGAAAGTTTGACGAAACTCATTGAGTACAACATCGAAAACGGAACCAACTATTTGGTAGTTTTGGGAACTACAGCGGAAGCTGCTACACTTTCTTCAGACGAGAAG
It includes:
- a CDS encoding DUF1684 domain-containing protein codes for the protein MIKQIILCLSIFLVPVCGFSQKKEIKEIKKFQKELNEGYLNPKETPLRDDNFKNFKAHPFFPIDLKYRIKARFIKNENPESFDFPTSSGHTKKYQEFGKAYFNLGGKDFVVNIYQSLDLMKQEKYKNDLFLPFRDATNNNQTYGGGKYVDLTIPKGDTILIDFNQSYHPYCAYNAYDYSCPIVPEENKLSVEIKAGVMYEDIYHH
- a CDS encoding GNAT family N-acetyltransferase, whose protein sequence is MVSLNFYQAKDLADLDFQLDEIQSDYSALPKLALERIEERNLNDDFFAYPVTVFAEGKIAGFFVLDFGNDKFEFTTQSDSVLLRSLSINPKFQGKGIGTSVVITIDDFVKEHFHNCKEIVLSVNERNISALEIYLKTGYHLTGKIKEGRSGPQLVMAKILD
- a CDS encoding glucose 1-dehydrogenase, with protein sequence MEISLKNQIAIVTGASSGIGTGIAKSLAAAGATVIVNHSSEHSKDEAEEILNEIKNAGGNGMVFQCDVSKEDEVKAMFSKTISDYGTVDILINNAGLQKDAEFTEMTVEEWDTVMNVNLRGQFLCAREAIKEFLRRGINLSKSVACGKIIHISSVHEVIPWAGHVNYAASKGGVKLLMQSLAQEYGAKKIRINSICPGAIQTPINEEAWGTEEAMNDLLKLIPYDRIGQPEDVGNLAVFLASDFADYITGASIFVDGGMTVLESFSKGG
- the recO gene encoding DNA repair protein RecO: MISQTGFILSFLKYGDSDAILHCFTLEEGFQSFFLKSVFTQKNKKKALLLPLSMLSFNCRKSKPGVEINSVLKFELEQSYDFYTDIKANTIVFFISDFLNQVLKHENSNPNIFKAIIEFNQNLDAQNYRSHLVFLILLLKIQGIAPLNSHLEYLDPETGNFSLNGTHHLFTKEISAIWKQISTSENPYEIKIKTADRKQLLESILVYYHYHFTDFRIPNSLEIIQQIYE
- the porZ gene encoding type IX secretion system anionic LPS delivery protein PorZ, whose translation is MKKFSIISLGILMAFQMMKAQNISSKKWMDLFSYNNVLAMKEDNGKIIAGTENGIFYYNISSGEISKLSKASGLHEVKISAFDYDPQSKIALVGYQSGALDVIAPDGVTYIVDIPLATGYSGSKRINHISITGDRAVISVGYGVSIFKLKQKEFADSAFFVTGGVFEASNEATIFGNKVYSVTNTGLKSHELNTTFPVFTTWVTEQAGNFKHIDSESILSYASATTAYLYSNGTSTPISQTFTNVKDVVATSGNITVTDNNRVYSYADNGNFIGSASPGEECNTATRIAGKFYFGTALSGIKNESNNAFKPDGPAFNYSYKIRPFNDNQLLLSSGGREGGFNFRLENPRNPGFYYFNGTEWVYPSYFKTNPNIYNVLDAIADPVDPSIVFFTNYTIWAGMGVYKMKYNAANKDFDFVKYYDLDKPNIYVNRPVGFAVDDKNNIFLSIAFNTETGANPAIAPYKRDTDQFLINTIILTSNGIQVPIFHEGLLWTALPRSQHVLAYDYKGTVSTSDDTSYILGSENNLPANSISVAIDKDGDAWIGTDLGIRILPNATSEVKNNPTLEAVVIEQNGLAEELFRNSQILAIEVDAGNQKWVSVDGGGVYYLSADGERTIKHFTRQNSPLPTNSVTDIKIDKKTGKVYFVTYDGVVTYQGDVADVTSNFGNVLVYPNPVVYTQFKGKVTIKGLAQVANIRITDAAGNIVHSAQARTGYYEWDLNNQKGKRVASGIYFVLMTNEDGSDKATAKIAVVN
- a CDS encoding bifunctional metallophosphatase/5'-nucleotidase, whose product is MDRKSFLKTITGGTLAMTLAPNLVMAEELNLNSFSSANKLTILHTNDQHSRIEPFDSSYTRNPNQGGFARRATVIQKIRSEESNLLLLDSGDIFQGTPYFNFFGGELEFKLMSMMKYDASTMGNHDFDNGLDGFLKVLPNAKFPFICSNYDFKNTILDGKTSQYKIFNKNGIKVGIFGVGIQLDGLVGKKQYQETIWNDPIDMAQHYSNFLKNEKKCDLVICLSHIGYDYHDEPEKLNDKILASKTENIDLILGGHTHTFLPEPQTFQNRQGKNVLVNQVGWAGLLLGRIDFFFDHNKNIKQVSWNNQAIDSSITA
- a CDS encoding 5'-nucleotidase C-terminal domain-containing protein; its protein translation is MQNKFLLIGIALLSLTACKTTSLQVASVQTQKNISINQDLKANEDFAQFIEPYTEKLNKEMNQKISYTQVDLTKEGDNSNLGNLLADYTFDGATVWAKANLNKNIDAALINIGGIRTTIGKGDILLKNVFEVMPFENEVIIVKFKGSDLQGLFDYYAKNQKNNPVSHLYIETNNGLASKSFINGKAVNPNQDYYIATSDYLALGGDNMKFFARGESIPTGIKLRDLFIEYFKKNQQINPQEEIRLNFIGKK